One window from the genome of Diabrotica virgifera virgifera chromosome 6, PGI_DIABVI_V3a encodes:
- the LOC114328662 gene encoding uncharacterized protein LOC114328662 isoform X1 codes for MSTKMTPVLFLSGLISLVFVHSEVIKPQLKDYTIVTHSYSTNVWYLCNDQKSCINYNSQQIQYGLNCPEGNTSQLCSCYKTFGATGANIGLIVKQLAFVDMERSVIRLQDGTVCDYKKESCQFLKNTDYVGVCWEYTNKLHVQPIRAEEYTINSNTFLDFDYEGSRTTLQLLHVTQNNTQLWCTNRLDMVVYKGSLDKYDAMRTKNMSLRELGCYPKIIDSIDKNTESESVNNNIKTNDGTNDNNNMHEMMIFQKFQQFSDSFWVIKFVCIPVIAALILLHMILSCLQFKSLNDLKKGKSVKQEKIQKSNNKANKNQTNPKETYYETVNYDAINEEIKPPSIKTVDFKTVENDLYKEH; via the coding sequence ATGTCCACAAAAATGACGCCCGTTTTATTTTTAAGTGGTTTGATATCATTAGTTTTTGTGCATAGTGAAGTGATTAAGCCTCAATTAAAAGATTACACCATTGTAACGCATTCATATTCGACTAATGTTTGGTATTTATGTAATGATCAAAAATCGTGTATCAATTATAACAGTCAACAAATTCAGTATGGCCTAAATTGCCCAGAGGGCAATACCAGCCAATTGTGTTCCTGCTACAAAACATTTGGTGCTACTGGTGCTAATATAGGTCTCATAGTCAAACAATTAGCTTTTGTGGATATGGAACGATCGGTAATACGTTTACAGGATGGAACAGTTTGTGACTATAAAAAAGAATCATGCCAATTCCTAAAAAATACCGATTACGTTGGTGTTTGTTGGGAATATACAAATAAACTCCATGTACAGCCCATTAGAGCAGAGGAATATACCATAAATTCAAACACATTTCTAGATTTTGATTACGAAGGAAGCAGAACCACACTGCAACTATTGCATGTTACCCAAAACAACACACAATTGTGGTGTACTAATAGACTAGATATGGTGGTTTATAAAGGCTCTTTAGACAAGTACGATGCTATGCGTACTAAAAATATGTCACTTAGAGAATTGGGGTGTTATCCAAAAATTATTGATTCGATTGATAAAAACACAGAAAGTGAATCTgtcaataataatattaaaactaatgatggaactaatgataataataatatgcaTGAAATGATGATTTTTCAAAAGTTCCAACAGTTTTCTGATAGCTTTTGGGTCATTAAGTTTGTATGCATTCCCGTTATAGCAGCTTTAATATTATTGCATATGATTCTATCCTGTCTGCAGTTCAAGAGTTTGAACGATTTGAAGAAGGGAAAAAGTGTTAAACAGGAGAAGATCCAAAAGTCTAACAACAAAGCAAATAAAAATCAGACCAATCCAAAAGAAACCTACTACGAGACTGTTAATTATGATGCCATAAACGAGGAAATAAAGCCACCATCTATAAAAACTGTTGATTTTAAGACTGTAGAGAATGATTTATACAAAGAACATTAA